From a single Mangifera indica cultivar Alphonso chromosome 19, CATAS_Mindica_2.1, whole genome shotgun sequence genomic region:
- the LOC123202797 gene encoding galactan beta-1,4-galactosyltransferase GALS1-like encodes MRKESPSPSVSTATTASKLFTAFETKPLVATLLALTLVMLIWNLPPYYQNLFSTTRPCSAPTPSTSLNTTSSYSSATIIASVNASSPLPIFSAAQKFSAQKPIDPNKRVFQAYGNAAALFVQMGAYRGGERTFAVVGLASKPIHVFGRPWFKCEWISNNGSSVRAKAYKMLPDWGYGRVYTVVVVNCTFSVNPNSNNLGGKLMINAYYGVSQRKYEKFTALEEAPGSYNESKFRPPYQYEYLYCGSSLYGNLSASRVREWMAYHAWFFGPSSHFVFHDTGGVTPEVRAVLEPWVRAGRATVQDIRAQADFDGYYYNQFLVVNDCLHRYRYAANWTFYFDVDEYIYLPPGNTLESVLQEFSDYTQFTIEQNPMSSNLCLNDSTQDYSRQWGFEKLLFRESRTRIRRDRKYAIQAKNAFATGVHMSENVVGKTLHKTETKIRYYHYHNTITVHKELCRELLPLSAKSSVTKYDNLPYVYDNNMKKLANAIKEFELKTIGNVQGFS; translated from the exons ATGAGGAAAGAAAGCCCATCGCCATCTGTCTCCACCGCCACCACCGCTTCCAAACTCTTCACCGCCTTCGAAACGAAGCCGTTAGTTGCTACATTACTAGCCTTGACACTCGTTATGCTTATATGGAATCTCCCTCCTTATTACCAAAATCTATTCTCTACCACTCGTCCTTGTTCAGCTCCAACACCTTCAACTTCTCTTAATACCacttcttcttattcttctgCTACTATCATTGCTTCCGTTAATGCCTCCTCACCGTTGCCCATTTTCTCCGCCGCTCAAAAATTCTCAGCACAAAAGCCCATTGATCCCAACAAGAGAGTCTTTCAAGCTTATGGCAACGCTGCAGCTCTTTTTGTTCAGATGGGTGCATACAGAGGCGGTGAACGGACGTTCGCGGTGGTGGGTCTCGCTTCCAAGCCCATTCATGTGTTTGGTCGGCCCTGGTTCAAATGCGAGTGGATCTCTAACAACGGTTCTTCTGTTCGAGCAAAAGCTTATAAAATGCTTCCTGACTGGGGCTACGGTCGTGTTTATACAGTTGTTGTGGTTAATTGTACTTTTTCTGTTAATCCTAATTCCAATAACCTAGGTGGGAAGCTTATGATAAATGCGTACTATGGTGTCTCTCAGAGAAAGTACGAGAAATTTACAGCTTTGGAAGAGGCACCCGGTTCTTATAATGAGTCTAAGTTTCGCCCACCTTATCAATATGAATATCTGTACTGTGGTTCGTCTTTGTATGGGAATCTAAGCGCTTCAAGAGTGCGGGAATGGATGGCTTATCATGCCTGGTTCTTCGGACCCAGTTCTCATTTTGTGTTTCATGATACTGGTGGTGTGACTCCTGAGGTTAGGGCGGTTTTGGAACCGTGGGTGCGAGCTGGGAGAGCCACGGTTCAGGATATAAGGGCGCAGGCTGATTTTGATGGCTACTATTATAACCAATTCTTGGTGGTGAATGATTGTTTGCATCGCTACCGATACGCTGCCAATTGGACCTTTTACTTTGATGTGGATGAGTATATCTATTTGCCTCCGGGAAATACTTTGGAATCCGTTCTTCAGGAGTTTTCTGATTATACCCAGTTCACCATTGAGCAGAACCCAATGTCAAGCAATCTCTGCTTGAATGATTCCACTCAAGATTATTCCAG GCAATGGGGGTTTGAGAAGCTGCTGTTCAGGGAATCTCGAACCAGAATTCGTAGGGATCGGAAGTATGCAATTCAGGCTAAAAACGCCTTTGCAACAGGCGTGCACATGTCGGAGAATGTTGTTGGCAAGACATTGCACAAGACAGAAACAAAGATCCGATATTATCACTATCACAATACCATAACAGTGCACAAGGAACTATGCCGGGAATTGCTCCCCCTATCAGCCAAGAGCAGTGTGACAAAGTATGATAACCTCCCATATGTTTATGACAACAATATGAAGAAACTTGCCAACGCAATTAAGGAATTCGAGCTC
- the LOC123203054 gene encoding uncharacterized protein LOC123203054: MLNNDTRSIQLKKSTTMDFKNPPQSTLDSSAKPLPRRSASFASTRSTQSEFPTSPQLFLGDKIFHSNHPKHHLVEVDSPYLFKCGGCKEYGSGKRLSCQQCDFHLHRFCAFAPLSLLGHPFHIHHQLVFQTKPGGIRKSKCDACSKTIKGYNFRCGACSFEIHPCCAKLSNEMNFSSLHQHTLKILPVTPSTNNGDQPGFVCCECRRKRSGRVYRCSVAACDYHLHVVCAKDMVNGLHANNIKHVDKPNRLGAAARAAQQVFVDFLGGLIEGIGETVGEAIVTNMTRGRNNNNANS, from the exons ATGTTGAACAACGATACCAGATCAATTCAGCTGAAGAAATCCACAACAATGGATTTCAAAAACCCTCCTCAATCTACACTTGATTCATCTGCAAAACCACTGCCACGAAGATCAGCTTCATTTGCCTCAACAAGATCTACTCAGTCTGAATTCCCAACGTCTCCACAACTCTTCCTGGGAGACAAAATCTTTCATTCTAATCACCCAAAACATCACTTAGTAGAAGTTGACTCCCCCTATCTCTTCAAATGTGGAGGCTGCAAGGAATATGGCTCAGGCAAGAGGCTTTCTTGCCAACAATGTGATTTTCATCTGCACCGCTTTTGTGCCTTCGCCCCTCTATCTCTTCTCGGCCATCCCTTCCACATCCACCACCAGCTCGTCTTCCAAACAAAACCAG gAGGGATTCGAAAATCAAAGTGTGATGCTTGTAGCAAAACCATCAAAGGTTACAATTTTCGGTGCGGCGCATGTAGCTTCGAAATCCATCCTTGCTGTGCTAAGCTCTCGAACGAAATGAACTTCAGTTCCCTTCATCAgcatactttaaaaattttaccgGTGACACCCTCAACAAATAATGGCGACCAACCCGGGTTTGTTTGCTGCGAGTGCAGGAGGAAGCGATCAGGCAGAGTGTACCGATGCTCAGTTGCAGCTTGCGATTACCATCTCCATGTAGTTTGTGCTAAGGACATGGTGAACGGGCTCCATGCAAATAATATAAAGCATGTAGATAAACCAAACAGGCTTGGAGCTGCAGCGAGGGCTGCTCAACAAGTGTTCGTGGATTTCCTTGGAGGGTTGATTGAAGGAATTGGAGAAACTGTTGGTGAAGCCATTGTTACAAATATGACAAGAGGAAGAAACAATAATAATGCTAACAGTTAG